The Mytilus edulis chromosome 5, xbMytEdul2.2, whole genome shotgun sequence genomic interval TATTGTATTTTCGATGCgtgaaatgaatatatatactgCATCAGATTAAATCATGTATGTATCTTGTTGTCAGTGGAACTCCGAAAATGGTTTGAATAATATTTAAACCAGAAACAAATATATGCATCTGACTTATCGCGCCTATTtcttaaaatgttaaaacaaagagGCGTATGATTTGCAGAAGACATTAAAAACTCACAAGTCGAAGACAAAATAAATGACAAAGCCTTAAGAATTACgagaaaagcaaaaaaaaaaaaaaaaaaaaaaaaaccgacggAAAGACAAATTAttacaaaacatgcaaaactCTTTGTAGCAAATGTAAGGTGAAGCATGACCTATATtcagagacatataaatacagATGCTGGGTACGAGTTTATACGCGTGAAGACAGCGAGGTTTACAAGTCGCGCATCTCTTTAGTATACATGTTTATGCTTTATTGTAAAAGAGTAATCGCTAACTCAAAATAATTGCTAACTGacaataaaataattgttaactTAAGCCCTTTTCCCGGCATATTTTGTGCATCTtatcagcatttattttttaattatcgaCTAATTGATGATAACAATACAGAGCATCGCTATCTCTTTCAAAAAAGAAGAGCATGTACATGCacaaattaatttgaaattacCTTATCTTTATtggttatatattatatataagtcTACTTCACTACTTTTAGATCTGTTCATCTTTAATTTAcgatattataataatatatatcatgcTTTGTAATAATAGGtgcaagttatatttttatattatttgcaaTTAAAATGTGCATTGAAAAAATCGTTTTAAGAAAACTGTCGCTTCTTTACGAAATTTGATATCCATAAAAGCGTATATAAAAGGGTTTACAAtattattgataacaaaaatttGATATAGAAACATCCACCCAGGTCTTTCTGTATTTGAAACGTTTTCCCAAAAATCTTTGTCTAAACCTTCAACAAGAAGCAAAATCACTTTCGGCAAATAACTAAATATGAAGACCAAAGTTATAACAAAAAACATCACTGTCAGTTTGTGAGTTAAGCTCCGGTTATCCTTTCGTCTTTTTGTGGATCCAACTGGTTGAGATGTagttgtttgttgtttcttttctAACTGCTGTTCTttacaatttttatcaattttgacaatatttgaatttgatattttataatctaGAGTGTTCTGCGTACCATCACTATATTCCGATCCAGAAACTCCGTCTTCATCAGTTTTTGACACCGAATTTCTGAATTCTACTTCACTACTTTTAGATCTGTTCATCTTTAATTTACGATATACTGTACATCCAATTTTTGAGTATAGTACTATAAGTGCTGTAACTAAAGCAACAGCAAATACACCTATAACAATGGCATATATAGCCCTCACTAGTCTATGACCTTCTTTTACTTTGCCACAACGTCTTCCAATACTTCCATAAGTGATGCTGTGAAATGGAACGGAACCGTAAATATACGGTAACGGTAATGCACCCAAAAAAGAAATGACTATGGCTAGTATTAACGTAGTTCTTTTAACATGGAGCGGCATAGCTGGTTTTAGAGGCCGACACAATTTCATATATCTCTGAATTGCAATTATGAGTAATAACAGAACTGGAATATATGTTGCGAATCCAATGAAAAATTGTGCCGTTTTACACAAAATATTGTGCGTAAATATAACTTGGTAAAGACTTTGTATTATCATAAAAATCCCACAGTAGATCGTTGCTATCATATCAAATGCAGCTAAAATCGGTATGAAATATCTTTCATCTGATGATTCTTTCATTTGAAATGAATAAACTAACAAAACTAAAACATTTCCGCATGTGCCAAGAATGACATAAATCGTAAGTATAACAATGTTTGGTATAAGAGATTCTGATATCATGTTGTTCCACTCAGAGACTGTAATATTATCCATTGTATAAAATATACACTGATTTAGTCAGCAAAGGACAATTCATTTATATCCAAGAGAAATACATTAAGCGGTTTTCTTTTCGAGAAAATAGAAAAACAGCGACACCTTttgccttcaacaataaaaacaagttttaaaattaaataattgctaTTTTTAAACATACATTGTATAACAAGGAAGTTATTGTTGAATATTAAATAACATGaacaaactattttattttatttttagtttaatgTGTAGTTAGGTAACATTTATTCCAATTCTTGcactgcatgaaatgatgcatttaatataaaattaaatgcatatgttatgcatattaaatttcaaattacaaaaaatattatgcatttactttgctggaaaatttctaatttaatatagatttaaactaaatttaatattgcaaataaattcccaaatttcaacctagtttaaaggtatttttaaatctaaataaatttcaaatttaaagaatttaagtatagactaaatttgaataaatttctaatttaaagaaatgtttatgtaaattaaatttgaataaatttctaatttaaagaaatgtttatgtaaattaaatttgaataaatttgagatttaaagaatttttaatataaattaaatttgaataaatttcaaatttaaagaagttttgatataatttaaatttgaataaatttgagatttaaagatcttttaatataaattaaattttaataaatttcaaatttaaagaattttaaatataaattaaatttaattaattatgtaatttaattacatgtaaattcaaataaatttcttgtttatgacttatttaaattagaacttccatcaaatttaatgcaatttaaaGTCAATATAATCCTGTATAACTACTTACAAAACAATAGTGcaaatgaataataaagaaaaggCAGAATTTTTCCCTCTGTTTTTTGGAAAAGGGATGTTGgggatttgtttttactttaacccAAATATCTGGTTTGAAAAtatctaattaaataaaaaaacaaaaattaggaaAAACAGGAATTTTTAATGGTGATAACTTTGTAGCTactgtacatataaaattgatcCTCCAACTTTTCTGATCCATGTTTACAAAGTATTAGACTTGAAAGGCATGGATTGCTGCTCTGTGTATTTACAGTAGAATAATATTTGTGGTTTCAAATGGCAATGTgcaaatgtataatttgtcagAAAATATTGAAGACTGTATTTTTCAGATGAAACTTAAACAATAATCCAACGAATACATGTCACTCATTTGCAAAGCTCAATACCATTTTGTAAATATGCctttacctatatgtaaagaatgGCAAtgcatctgaatttatataagaacTTGAAGAGTTAGAATCTAAgacatacaaaaaacacaaacaccagATATAAACTATAGGACAAGGCTATCTATGTGTGATTTGGATTTTGACAATGGCAGCAATATACAATACAGGAGATAACAAAAATTTTTGGACAAAGCATAACCATACACAACAATTTCTAGCATTTTCTTATTGTCATCCTGTCTAGGGCATAGTTATTTTTATCACTTCTAATCGggtcagaataataaaaaaaaacaattttgagttatctccctttgtatatacttcaataaaagaaacaaagtatctaacaaattaatttta includes:
- the LOC139524058 gene encoding cholecystokinin receptor-like, producing MDNITVSEWNNMISESLIPNIVILTIYVILGTCGNVLVLLVYSFQMKESSDERYFIPILAAFDMIATIYCGIFMIIQSLYQVIFTHNILCKTAQFFIGFATYIPVLLLLIIAIQRYMKLCRPLKPAMPLHVKRTTLILAIVISFLGALPLPYIYGSVPFHSITYGSIGRRCGKVKEGHRLVRAIYAIVIGVFAVALVTALIVLYSKIGCTVYRKLKMNRSKSSEVEFRNSVSKTDEDGVSGSEYSDGTQNTLDYKISNSNIVKIDKNCKEQQLEKKQQTTTSQPVGSTKRRKDNRSLTHKLTVMFFVITLVFIFSYLPKVILLLVEGLDKDFWENVSNTERPGWMFLYQIFVINNIVNPFIYAFMDIKFRKEATVFLKRFFQCTF